AtatcattttcaagtttttgtcacaaaaatagactctaaagagaaaaatgaccaaaatatttcactTAATAGGTAAAAGACtataatattatagatatataaatacaaataaaaaatttaatatttataaatatttgtttttcaatttttttttcacattttcATTTCGTTAATcgaaatactttttgaaactatttttcaaatttttattttctaaattttaatatttattttttattttgtaaaatcttAAACCTTAATCCTAAATCTCTCTCTTTTAACTCCAAATCCTAAAGTTTGGATTGGTTAACCCTAGgagattaaatatatatttacctcgttaatgaaacatttttgtctttttaatatttagagtctatatttgtgacaaaaacttttttagtgctatcttaGGGTATTTCTCAttaggatttatattttaatatataggggtaAGGGGTTAGACCGTTAGAGTAAGGTTTAATTGTTTGAAATATTTAGCCATATACTTTTTAAGGTGATTTGTCTAACATTCTGAACATTTTTTGGTTCAGTCGCTCGCAGCTCTCATGACTGCGCTGACTCCTCTTTTGACAAAATTGTATCTCTCGAATATCACAAGTTTGGTGGAGCTTCCTTCTTCATTTCAGAATCTCAATAAACTTGAGCAGTTGAGAATTACAGAATGCATATATCTCGAGACGCTTCCCACTGGAATGAACATAGAATCTCTGGATTACCTTGATCTCAGTGGATGCACAAGGCTGCGGAGTTTTCCTGAAATTTCAACCAACATCTCCACAATCAATCTAAATAATACAGGGATTGAAGAGGTTCCTTCCTGGATCGAGAATTTTTCTAAGCTCAGGTTTCTGTATATGAGGAAATGCTTCAAGCTAAAATGTGTATCCCTTAACATTTGTAAAATCAAACAGCTTGAGAAGGCTGACTTTACAGTCTCAAGGAGACATTCTAATAAAGCTAGCTGGTGTGACAGTCCAAGTGCAGTGGTAATGGAAACAGACAACGTTCACGTTCACCGTACATTACCAGCTCCCAAGGAAGACTCCTCATCAATATATGTGCCAAAACTCTACCTAAAATTCGTCAACTGCTTTATACTGAGTCAAGAAGCTCTCCTTCAAGAACTCTCGGTTTTAAAGGGACTGATATTTCCAGGTGAAGAAGTACCTTCATATTTCACTCACCGATCTATTGGATGCTCGCTGACCATCCCTCTACTCCACAACTCTCTCGCGATACCATTCTTCAGGTTTAGAGCTTGCGCCATGGTTGAACTTGATCTTAGGTTGTATCCACTTTCTCCCTACATTGTTATCCAGATATGTTGCCGGTTCAGTGACAGATTCGGAAACAGCTTTCAGTCCTTTGGTCAGCCACATAGCTTCACGCCATATCATCAGAAGGGTAGTCATCTGTTTATATTTGACTGCCGTCTCCTTCTAAACAGAGATAATGCTACTCCAGACGAACTTAATTACAATCAAGTTTGCATTGAGTTCCGTATCATTGAGGACCGCTCTATTTTTATACTCAAAGGATGTGGTATACGAATCTTTGAGGATCATTGCCCATCTCCAGATAACCAACCTGGTAAGCCACATATATCTAGAATATTTCAGCATCTATATATCGAGATTTATGTATctcataattaatttttcagGATCAACCTAAAATTTATTCATATAATAGATCACTTGAATGCTCTGCAGATAATGTGAGCTCCACGTTAGGTGCAGCTAGATGGGCTCTGCCACATCCTACCAAACGGAACGTCTTTAAAGATTTAACGTTGGCTCTCAATGGCGCAAAGCAGCAGTTTTTAAAACGCCGTGCACGTGGAGAATGAAGGAAAGgcacatgaaaaataaaaggcAATACTAGTTTGGTGCTGAGAATGGATTTTCCAGTGGGGACTTAATTCCGATATTGTATGAATAGTGTTTCGGACAAATAAAAGTTTTGTAATATCAGGGTCAGGAGTCAGTTTGTTTTCACTATATATGTCCCTCCTTATGTACTGTAACTTTGCTGATTCGAACCAGACTTCTTTGTTGTTCATGGATCAAGAATTTTCTAAATTGTATTTGCAATTGAATCTGGTCCGGGGCATAGGCAAAGGAACCGGCTGCTGAGGGCATtctgattttataaaataattttagttgtATGTAGGAcactataaaaatttatatgaagAATATGGgcataaatttgtatttgagCATAAGGCATTACaagtattttataaaagttaGACCGGCCCTTCCTGTGGGTTCAATTCCATACAAAAAGAGCAAATCAGTTTGTATGTATgacacaatgtttttttttttttttttgaaaaaatgtatGACACAATGTTTATAGAGAAAGAAACAAGTCACAGTTACGGAATGGGGTACCCTTTCGAGTTTCGACATGCGCTTTTTGCCAATCGCGCCAGCTCAGCTGGAAAACATTTATCTAATTTGACTTTAAATTTATTGAGAAACTCCGCAGATTAAACTTGAAGAATGCTAAAAATTGGAGAAAAGGTTCCATggatgcaaaatttattttagagcTATTTTGATTATATGAATGAATAAATTACAAtctttaatatctatattatattctttaaaaatcAGTTATTTGTGGAAACTCCTTTAGCAGGCTTGACTAAGAGTTACTGACCTGTATTCTCACAAAACCGAGAAGCAAGATTTATAGCCGCCGATTTTAATCATTATTTAACATGTCTCAAATGATCTTACACACGTTCTTTTGCATATTGTTATTACTTCTCATACACGTTTcttactctttttctttttctttcttaaaagtCTATGAAATGGATCGCAAATGTTATAGCTGTATCCATACTGAATTGAGTAATGAATATTTATGAACATGTATGATACAATAAAGTCTAACAactatataaaacaaaacaaaaattacgaAAGAAACAAAGTGAACCAAAGAATCTTTTATAAGTTTCCAAAGGTTTTCAAATTATTTAGTTGTTCCCTGTGAATGAAGCAAAACATAGATTCTTTGTAAGAAAAACAGCAACCCAGCTTTACAACCTGCAAGAACAAGTATTTAATTCCTTAACGAATCCCGAAAACCCAAGCAGCCTTAAACAAGAAAAGCACCATCTAATCAAAACCTATATATAAATCTAAGCTCTTAATTCATTCCACAATTAAGATCTTAACTTCAAATATCttcctcaaaaaaaaatttacatagtTCTGGATTGTCTTGTCTACGGCGACACGAAGAAAATGGCGGAACAACGAATGCAACCAGTGGCTTCTTTGCTTCTACTCCTGAATTTCTGCATGTACGCCATTGTTCTCGGAATTGGAGCATGGTCCATGAACAAAGCTATCAGCCATGGCTTCCATATtggtatataatattttttttgtaatagaaAATACTgtttcaaaacaaacaaaaaaaatactgttTACAAGATATACTTTTGATGATTAAGCAATAATtctatctaaaaataaaatatacgatTTGTTGTCAGTAATTGTACACCACAACAAaactgaacaaaaaataaaaacttgaaatGTAACAATTTGGTAGTTAATCCAAGCTTGGTTCTGTGTTCCTGACGAACTGTGTGAATAATATTTATGTACTTCATCGATTTAGATTTTTAGTGTCTAGCTTTAAATATCAATAGTATGAATCCTTACCTCAAGTAAAGCAAGTTTCTAAAATTTGCCTGATAAAtgaatatgtaatatatttttttctgaaaagatgaatatgtaatctttcttaaatataaatctaaaccaatcttttgaaaaatatttgatgatGGTTTGAACTAAGCATCTCAAGTTTCTTTTTCCAAAAATTAAAGGTGCGGATTACAGTCTTCCCGCTCATTTCTCGCCAATATATTTTCCGATGGGTAATGCGGCCACCGGATTCTTTGTGATGTTTTCCTTAATTGCCGGAGTTGCTGGAGCTGCCTCTGTTATCACCGGTGTCAGTCATATCCAGTCATCCACTACAGCGAGTCTTCCGGCAGCTGTCTCTGCCGCCACCATTGCTTGGTCGCTCACAGTTTTAGCCATGGGGTAAGACATCAATCAAAACAAcacttttgacaaaaaaattcaatcatTTTATTTCCTACAATTCTTTACCTTTTAAGACGCCAAAGATAAAAATCCAATtatagtttattattttttctgtttcttgAATGTTCTTGTGCAGATTTGGCTGCAAGGAAATTGAACTTGGAATGAGAAATGCCCGTCTGGTAAGCAAATTGTCTTTGCTATAATAATctgtataaatatatactgtatattagttatttaaatatCTTTGACATAAAGTgtagttattttaattaaatatcgtTTGTCATAAGAGTAGTTACTTAGATGAGGATaacaaaaaagtttatttaaataCTTCAGTTTATGACCATAAAATACTTCAGTTTATGACCATAAAATACTTTAACTAACTAAAGAGCCTTAATTtcatttgaatttgtttttggcAGAGGACAATGGAGGCATTTTTAATCATTCTTTCGGCAACACAACTTATCTATATTGCTGCTATATATGTAACTCGAAAATAAATCGAGAGAAAAACTGatttatttcttcttatttatttgttttgtaatttatattttcttatctaATTTGCTTAATTCCAGATGTGTATTTGTGTGGTTTGTATTATTTATTGAATTtccaataaaatatatactctaattttcaacattaataaaaagaaatttgaattcCAGGCATGGGATGCTTACAAAAATAATGCGCGCTAGAAAATTACAAAGTAAGTAAAAGTTTTTAAGatcattacaaaacaaaaacgtTTTTTCAATTCGCACTTATGTGAAAAGCTACAAGCGAAGCATAAGCACCACCTGATATCTCCATTAACGTTTCATGTCTTCCTCTCTCCGCGATCACACCGTCCTTCACAACCGCAATAACATCCGCGTTCTTAATCGTAGCGAGCTGGTGAGCCACCACAACCGTGGTCCGGTTCACCATCACGCGGTCAAGCGCATCCTGCACCACCCGCTCAGACTCCGCATCTAACGCGCTTGTTGCTTCGTCAAGCAACAAAACCATAGGATCCTTGAGAATAGCCCTAGCTATGGCGATCCTCTGTTTCTGACCACCGGATAACTGTACACCGCGTTCACCTACCGAAGTTTCGTAGCCTTGCGGTAACGTGCTTATGAAGTTATGCGCATTAGCTGCTTTGGCCGCGGTTATGATCTCTTCCTCTGTGGCTTCACCGGTTTTTCCATAAGCTATGTTTGATCTGATCGTCTCGTTGAATAAAACCGGTTCTTGACTAACCAAACCCATCTGTTGCCTTAACCAACTCAGTTTCAATGTTCGAACATCAACTTGATCCAAGAGAATGTTGCCTGAATCTGGATCGTAGAATCTCTCGATTAAGCTTATCACCGTAGATTTCCCACTCCCGCTCTCTCCAACCAATGCCACGGTCTGAAAACCAAATCGTTAACCGGTTATATCATTTTGGTATAGTCAAACCGGAAATATCCTATTAACATGTTTGTTACCTGTCCAAAGGAGATAGTTAAGCATAAGTCACTAAAAATCTGAATATCTGGTCGTGTCGGATACCGGAAACTGACGTGTTGAAACTCGATATGACCGTGCACAATTGGTAACACTGTCCCCTTGTTGGAACTCGAATCAATTTTCGGTTTACTATCAAGTATCTCGAAAATAGAAGCAGCAGAGTCTTTGGCTTTGTTTCTATCAGGTGCCATAGCACTCGTTTGAGACACTGCTAGTGCGGTCATAGTTAACGCAAAGAAAACCTGAAACGTTATAACCACTTAAATATTACAAACAAATCATATCTAAACCGAACCGGATAATGTCTCACTCTTTTATACCTGAAAGAATTCTCCAAACGTGGCCATCCTCTTCTGAATCAACCAGGAACCAACGTAAAAACATAAGGAGTTGATGCAGTAGAGAGCCAAGAATGAGATACCGTAGCCTGAACCGCTCACAAGTCCTAACCGGACACCTTGTTTCTTTGGTGCCTCGCATTTCTGTTGGTACAGATCCATCACTTTATCCTCTGCGCATAATGATGCAACCGTTCTTATGCTGCTCACCGCATCACTTGCCACCTGACTTGCTTCTTCGTATTTTTCCTGAACCGAAGTAAACC
The nucleotide sequence above comes from Brassica napus cultivar Da-Ae chromosome A9, Da-Ae, whole genome shotgun sequence. Encoded proteins:
- the BNAA09G18040D gene encoding membrane protein PM19L, with protein sequence MAEQRMQPVASLLLLLNFCMYAIVLGIGAWSMNKAISHGFHIGADYSLPAHFSPIYFPMGNAATGFFVMFSLIAGVAGAASVITGVSHIQSSTTASLPAAVSAATIAWSLTVLAMGFGCKEIELGMRNARLRTMEAFLIILSATQLIYIAAIYVTRK